ACTACAATACATGCAGAAGTCATTATTTCTTATGGTGAAGATGTAGCCATCTCTTGGGACCTCAAAGACAACAAAGTCTCTTCAAGGCTCGTACTGTGGCTTTACTTTACCagtattgttttaaaacatgctctgcaaaacattttcaagctGAGCAGAGACTATTAActggtgttttttctcttaagttTATTTTCTAGTTAAAAACTCGTCTTTAATGCTTACTGGCAAGAGGACATAGAAAGAGCTCATTTCCATAATTAAAGGAGTTAGTATCATCTTACTTTAACAACCACACAACTGCAGCCCACTACTTTGCGAGGTTTCCCTTCTCTGTCGATCTTGCAGAGTCCTACCCATTCACCCAGCTTTTTGTTGTCATCAACCTGCATAAAACATTACACCACATTAGAACTGTTAATTTCTAACATAACTATGTTCAACAGAGAACTGCTGTACTCTCAGAGGTATTGGGTAACGTACGGCTGCTTTCCTCACAAGTATCAGTAGAGGGAGCCAAAGTCTCATCATTGTACAGCTCCTAcgttttttaatttgaagacaAACTTGCATTAAGACCCTCCACACACCCTACAATCTCAATTTAGTAAGTTATTTTAATGAGTTCTGTTTCTTCATATACAGGACAAAAATACACTTCAACTTTATGATATActtaaaatacatctttatCCATTTTTAGGTCCATGGTTTTTTTATTGTACACCTAAGAGTCACACCAAATTGAAAAGTCATTGCTGCTGTCAGAAATTTCACTTTCATAAACTATATACAGGATTACAGTACAGTGATCTCAAAGGTTCAGCTCTTTATACACTGAAGCAAGTAGATCAGCTCACAAGTATGGTAACTTCCAGACTTGTGTCTGAAGTTCTGACACTCACCTTTATTAGGTTGATTTGGTGTTCTGCACAAAGTGCTTCAACTAGCTTTACATACATGGGCTCATCGCAATTTGAAGCCAGGACACAAAGATGGGCTTGGCGccttaaaggaagaaaaggcaaatgtaACCACAAATACTGACCAAACCTTCTTAATAatcaaaaccatgacaaacaaGATTCAGCACACGCATCTGTAGACAGccacttctttgtttttggtCTTGTTAAACCACTTGGGAATTATAAAATATACTTCTGATATAATCTACTACTACATTCTGCTTCTCAAACACAACACAGCACTAATGCACTGTTAGTTTTATTATGAGATTCTATACCATTTCAGAAGCTTCTAGAAACAACGCTGTATTGATTCTCAGTCACTAGAAAAAGGTGGAATGAATAGATAAACACTAAGTCCCATAAACAACTAGTGTCTTTAttagaaagcaacaaaattaCAAGTTGCTTTTTGCCCTTCACTTCAGATTACAGTAATTCAACATTAGGATTATAATTACAAAAGCTTGCATTTCTATGCCAGGTTTTCAAAAGCTCTTCAGAACAATCTTTTCTACTTACGTCCAAAGAAGCTGTTATGACAGGGCCCGAATTCTAATTACGATCTTTGTATACTGCAGTACAATGTTAAGAATATCAAAGGGATACCTGACAACAAAGAGAGCTGTATAGGTCTTCCATGCTTAACTTAATGTAACATGACCACTGCAAACAAAGGCTATGTTCTCTGAACAGCCTTCTCCATCATGAGCACCACTAGAATGTTTAAGAAGTTTCCAAGCAAGAAACATTCAACACAAATGCACCCAAGCCTTGCACAAGTATTATTCTCTTAATACACATTACGTAAATTCTATCTTAACTGAAAAGAATTCTTGACATCTAGTTTTCAGTCAGttccatttctccttccttctcttattTGGTATCTTGTCTTAGAGCTTTTTGCATACAGGTTTGTCAGACCACTGTTCTCACTCATAAAAGGAGTGAAGGGGTATCCGACAATTTGTGAAGTCATCACTCAAACACTGTAGCTTTgaacttaaaaattatttaaaatctgaTACTAGAAGCTTGTATCGACGCACGCATACCAGAAATAGTAGCTGCATATTGTATTTAGCACATGCATGACAAATTTAATATCGTTTTGATATAGTACCAAAGCAATTATTTACAGCCGCAACAAAAAAGTGAAGCTAACCAAAAAAGGCAAgctttttttagaaaaattaaatcaagtATTCCAGTTCAAATCTGACATACATATCAGCCTTCCCAATTCAAATCCTGACCAAGTTTTGGGAGTTTATCTTTTCTTAAAACACAAGGTTCCTGAGCTTCAGGTTTCTATGGTAGCATGCAACCAGTGCCAATCCATTTTCTCCCACAAAACTAATCTATGTGAAAACTCAATGGCACTAAGTTGCCAAAGAAAACCACTAATATTCTAGATGTTGTTGTTCAAGAGTCATTCAGTTTTACACCCACATTTTTAAGTCACAGTTGAAGACACTGAAACAAGGAACACTCACTAACAGAAAAGCATGGTCTTAGTAAAACCTTTTACTATAAACACCTAGACTAATTAAACACTATAATGTGCTTAACACACGTCTTCACAATATAC
The sequence above is drawn from the Numida meleagris isolate 19003 breed g44 Domestic line chromosome 3, NumMel1.0, whole genome shotgun sequence genome and encodes:
- the RPS12 gene encoding 40S ribosomal protein S12 isoform X2, giving the protein MAEEGITAGGVMDVNTALQEVLKTALIHDGLARGIREAAKALDKRQAHLCVLASNCDEPMYVKLVEALCAEHQINLIKVDDNKKLGEWVGLCKIDREGKPRKVVGCSCVVVKDYGKESQAKDVIEEYFKCKK
- the RPS12 gene encoding 40S ribosomal protein S12 isoform X1, whose amino-acid sequence is MDVNTALQEVLKTALIHDGLARGIREAAKALDKRQAHLCVLASNCDEPMYVKLVEALCAEHQINLIKVDDNKKLGEWVGLCKIDREGKPRKVVGCSCVVVKDYGKESQAKDVIEEYFKCKK